A region of Streptomyces sp. NBC_01267 DNA encodes the following proteins:
- a CDS encoding UDP-N-acetylglucosamine--N-acetylmuramyl-(pentapeptide) pyrophosphoryl-undecaprenol N-acetylglucosamine transferase, with protein sequence MRTPPSVVIGAGGTGGHIYPGLALADALRRAAPDAVISFVGTERGLETSLVPGAGYRLHTVDMIPFDPALGARRYLLPAALLRSGMQCRTILREQRAQVAVGMGGYPSAPVVLGARMAGLPSVIHESNAVPGRANQFAARLTPHLTVAFDRSRARLAGGENALTVGMPIAAPIAALDRAALRGEARRELGVPAGARLLLVNGGSLGAARLTAAAVGLAARWQDRTDVHLLIKTGPAALADATARLADEGGDRVARAVPYLDRMDLAYAAADLVVCRAGSATVAELASTGVPAILVPYPHAPGDHQTHNARVLCDAGAGLLLTDAATTAERLAELAGPLLADPARLAAMSGAADPSTHARAADLLAATVLSYTERPA encoded by the coding sequence ATGCGCACACCACCTTCCGTCGTGATCGGTGCGGGCGGCACCGGCGGCCACATCTACCCCGGGCTCGCCCTGGCCGACGCCCTGCGCCGCGCCGCACCCGACGCGGTGATCTCGTTCGTCGGCACCGAACGCGGACTCGAGACCTCGCTCGTACCCGGCGCCGGGTACCGGCTCCACACCGTCGACATGATCCCGTTCGACCCCGCGCTGGGCGCCAGGCGCTATCTGCTGCCCGCCGCCCTGCTGAGGTCCGGCATGCAGTGCCGGACCATCCTGCGTGAGCAGCGCGCCCAGGTCGCCGTCGGGATGGGCGGCTACCCCAGCGCGCCGGTCGTCCTCGGCGCGCGGATGGCCGGACTGCCCAGCGTGATCCACGAGTCCAACGCGGTGCCCGGCCGCGCCAACCAGTTCGCCGCCCGCCTCACCCCGCACCTCACCGTCGCCTTCGACCGCAGCCGCGCCCGTCTCGCCGGGGGCGAGAACGCGCTGACCGTCGGCATGCCCATCGCCGCACCGATCGCCGCCCTCGACCGCGCGGCCCTGCGGGGCGAGGCCCGGCGTGAGCTGGGCGTCCCCGCCGGGGCGCGGCTGCTGCTGGTGAACGGCGGCAGTCTCGGAGCGGCCCGGCTCACCGCTGCGGCCGTCGGCCTCGCAGCCCGGTGGCAGGACCGTACCGACGTCCACCTGCTGATCAAGACCGGGCCCGCCGCCCTGGCGGACGCCACCGCGCGGCTGGCCGACGAGGGCGGCGACCGGGTCGCGCGCGCCGTCCCCTACCTCGACCGGATGGACCTCGCGTACGCCGCCGCCGACCTGGTCGTCTGCCGTGCCGGATCGGCGACCGTCGCCGAACTGGCCAGCACCGGGGTGCCCGCGATCCTCGTCCCGTATCCGCACGCACCCGGCGACCACCAGACCCACAACGCACGCGTCCTCTGCGACGCCGGGGCCGGACTGCTGCTCACCGACGCGGCGACGACCGCCGAACGGCTCGCGGAGCTGGCGGGCCCGCTCCTCGCCGACCCGGCCCGGCTCGCCGCGATGAGCGGCGCGGCCGACCCCTCCACCCACGCACGGGCGGCCGACCTGCTGGCCGCCACCGTCCTCTCGTACACGGAGCGTCCCGCATGA
- a CDS encoding SDR family NAD(P)-dependent oxidoreductase — protein MNPTGTNPSSRSHPAGGVNWQNRTVLVTGAEGFIGSALVDLLVEQGAKVRAFVHYKPYGEKGNLAHHLGSPQVEMVAGDVRDAGRVDDAVAGCDTVFHLAALIGIPYSYDAPGAYVATNVVGTENIAEACRRHSVRRLVHTSTSEVYGTARTAPISEQHPLQPQSPYSASKIGADMMALSHWHAFELPVTVVRPFNTYGPRQSARAVIPTILAQLHSGAREIRLGSLAPTRDFTYVTDTARGFLALAGCDRALGESVNLGTGQEISIGDLASALIEASGRPAEVVVDPARLRPSGSEVLRLLSDNSRARAWAGWQPEVSLTEGLKRTSEWVAEHLHLFAADRYQV, from the coding sequence ATGAACCCCACCGGCACGAACCCCAGCAGCCGGAGCCACCCGGCCGGGGGCGTGAACTGGCAGAACCGCACCGTCCTCGTCACCGGCGCCGAGGGATTCATCGGTTCGGCCCTTGTCGATCTCCTGGTGGAGCAGGGGGCGAAGGTCCGCGCCTTCGTCCACTACAAGCCGTACGGCGAGAAGGGGAACCTCGCCCACCACCTCGGCTCCCCGCAGGTGGAGATGGTGGCCGGTGACGTCCGCGACGCCGGGCGGGTCGACGACGCCGTCGCGGGGTGCGACACCGTCTTCCATCTGGCCGCGCTGATCGGCATTCCGTACAGCTACGACGCCCCTGGCGCGTATGTCGCGACCAATGTCGTCGGTACCGAGAACATCGCCGAGGCCTGCCGCCGCCACTCCGTACGCCGTCTCGTCCACACCTCCACGAGCGAGGTGTACGGCACCGCCCGCACCGCCCCGATCAGCGAGCAGCACCCGCTCCAGCCCCAGTCCCCGTACTCCGCGTCCAAGATCGGAGCGGACATGATGGCGCTCTCGCACTGGCACGCGTTCGAGCTCCCGGTGACCGTGGTGCGCCCCTTCAACACCTACGGTCCCCGCCAGTCCGCGCGCGCCGTGATCCCGACGATCCTCGCCCAACTGCACTCCGGGGCACGTGAGATCAGGCTGGGCTCCCTCGCGCCGACCCGTGACTTCACCTACGTCACGGACACGGCGCGCGGCTTCCTCGCACTGGCCGGCTGCGACCGCGCACTGGGGGAGAGCGTCAATCTGGGTACGGGGCAGGAGATATCGATCGGCGACCTGGCGAGCGCCCTGATCGAGGCCTCCGGACGACCGGCCGAGGTCGTCGTCGACCCGGCCCGGCTGCGCCCGTCCGGCAGCGAGGTCCTGCGGCTGCTCTCGGACAACTCCCGCGCCCGCGCCTGGGCGGGCTGGCAGCCCGAAGTCTCCCTGACCGAGGGGCTGAAGCGGACCTCGGAGTGGGTCGCGGAGCACCTTCACCTCTTCGCGGCCGACCGCTACCAGGTCTGA
- a CDS encoding TetR/AcrR family transcriptional regulator, producing MPISKPTRTGRPRSTEADAAILVATRAALVDLGWSKLTMGDVATRAGVAKTTLYRRWANKNELVVDAVAVLFDELELPDRGSLTADIEGVVLQFAALLARPETKTALMAVVAESISDEALRARIRSAIVDRQKRLVTVGRERAQARGELPYEADPEASARHTDLIFDVVAGAVVHRALVSAEPVDGAWAREFTLLLCVGLSATPTAP from the coding sequence ATGCCGATCAGCAAACCCACCCGAACGGGTCGCCCCCGCAGCACGGAAGCCGATGCCGCGATCCTCGTGGCGACGAGGGCCGCGCTGGTCGACCTCGGCTGGTCGAAGCTGACCATGGGCGATGTGGCCACCCGTGCCGGAGTGGCGAAGACGACGCTGTACCGGCGCTGGGCGAACAAGAACGAACTCGTCGTGGACGCGGTGGCGGTCCTCTTCGACGAGCTCGAACTGCCCGACCGGGGCAGCCTGACGGCCGATATCGAGGGCGTGGTGCTGCAGTTCGCGGCGCTCCTCGCCCGGCCCGAGACCAAGACCGCGCTGATGGCGGTGGTGGCCGAGTCGATCAGCGACGAGGCGCTGCGCGCCCGGATCCGCTCGGCGATCGTCGACCGGCAGAAACGGCTGGTGACGGTCGGCCGCGAGCGCGCCCAGGCGCGCGGTGAACTCCCCTACGAGGCCGACCCCGAGGCCTCGGCCCGGCACACCGACCTGATCTTCGACGTGGTCGCGGGCGCGGTGGTGCACCGGGCGCTGGTCAGCGCGGAGCCGGTGGACGGGGCGTGGGCACGCGAGTTCACCCTGCTGCTGTGCGTCGGGCTGAGCGCGACGCCCACGGCCCCGTAG